In a genomic window of Demequina muriae:
- a CDS encoding glycoside hydrolase family 88 protein, with amino-acid sequence MPLTSQARADATDIDAALAAAIRTVRANIAAFGTAYPDDTTTDDRYRPRQREGLPEGSNVGWTTGFWPGMLWLAYEHTDDEQFATAASAHVQSFRERVEGRIDTETHDLGFLYQLSCVVPSDRLGDALARRAALDAADALMERYIPAAGIIQAWGALDDPTQRGRTIIDSLMNTPLLHWASRESGDPAYAAAALTHVQQLSENIFRPDGSTFHTFYWDADSGRPMRGATEQGSADDSCWARGQAWGIYGFAINYRLTGRSEFLDAARTCAAYFESRLDERRVPPWDLAEAGQPGTLRDSSAAAIAAAGLMEIDAASGGDPAARATALAIMDTLVAHYTPGPDDDSNALLVHGVYDMPKDVGIDEGTLWGDYFYLENLVRLSHPDRPSFW; translated from the coding sequence ATGCCCCTCACGTCGCAGGCGAGAGCCGATGCCACAGACATCGACGCTGCGCTCGCTGCCGCGATCCGCACCGTGCGCGCGAACATCGCCGCATTCGGAACGGCATACCCCGACGACACCACGACGGATGATCGCTACCGTCCGCGGCAGCGCGAGGGCCTTCCCGAGGGATCGAATGTGGGGTGGACCACGGGCTTCTGGCCGGGGATGCTGTGGCTGGCGTACGAGCACACGGACGACGAGCAGTTCGCGACGGCCGCGAGCGCGCACGTGCAGTCCTTCCGCGAGCGCGTCGAGGGGCGCATCGACACGGAGACGCACGACCTCGGCTTCCTCTATCAGCTGTCCTGCGTCGTCCCGTCCGATCGCCTGGGCGACGCCCTCGCCCGCCGGGCGGCCCTGGATGCGGCCGATGCGCTCATGGAGCGGTACATCCCTGCGGCGGGCATCATCCAGGCCTGGGGGGCGCTCGACGATCCGACGCAGCGCGGACGGACCATCATCGACAGCCTCATGAACACGCCGCTGCTTCACTGGGCGTCTCGCGAGAGCGGCGACCCCGCGTATGCCGCGGCGGCGCTGACCCACGTCCAGCAGCTCAGCGAGAACATCTTCCGGCCCGATGGGTCGACGTTCCACACCTTCTATTGGGACGCCGACAGCGGGCGCCCGATGCGCGGAGCGACGGAGCAGGGCAGCGCCGACGACTCCTGCTGGGCGCGGGGACAGGCGTGGGGGATCTACGGATTCGCCATCAACTACCGGCTCACGGGTCGCTCCGAATTCCTCGACGCCGCCCGCACGTGCGCCGCGTACTTCGAGTCTCGCCTCGACGAGCGCCGCGTGCCGCCGTGGGATCTTGCCGAGGCCGGCCAGCCGGGCACGCTGCGTGACTCGTCGGCCGCTGCGATCGCCGCTGCGGGACTGATGGAGATCGACGCCGCCAGTGGTGGCGACCCGGCGGCACGCGCGACCGCGCTCGCGATCATGGACACCCTCGTGGCGCATTACACGCCCGGCCCCGATGACGACTCGAACGCACTCCTGGTGCACGGCGTCTACGACATGCCCAAGGACGTGGGCATCGATGAGGGCACGCTGTGGGGCGACTACTTCTACCTCGAGAACCTCGTGCGTCTGAGCCATCCCGACCGTCCGTCGTTCTGGTGA
- the iolB gene encoding 5-deoxy-glucuronate isomerase, which yields MTAKYHSEIGTEQGLNTLPHNPCELLDFSTVRLAKGQSHEGHSGDREILAVVLGGKVDVRVGDSSFAAVGGRPNVFAGKPHSVYIPAGRDYSFTAVTDVQIALPSAPSDLDVDPYVIAPDRVANGRWGAANFSRNFHQILTEVAQPDLPARRLIVGETFTPSGNWATYPPHRHKVDDLPREARHEEMYYYLVNPGDGFGISRVTTDEGDEENYTIRNNVMQMMPEGYHTLVSAPGYETYFLWFLAGEQRTQGAIDDPDVGWVARTVPMLRALGH from the coding sequence ATGACCGCCAAGTACCACAGCGAGATCGGCACGGAGCAGGGGCTGAACACCCTGCCGCACAACCCCTGCGAGCTGCTCGACTTCTCGACCGTCAGGCTCGCCAAGGGCCAGAGCCACGAGGGCCACTCGGGCGATCGCGAGATTCTCGCCGTCGTCCTGGGGGGCAAGGTGGACGTCCGCGTGGGCGACAGCTCGTTCGCCGCCGTCGGCGGGCGCCCGAACGTCTTCGCGGGCAAGCCGCACTCGGTCTACATTCCCGCGGGCCGCGACTACTCGTTCACCGCAGTGACGGACGTGCAGATCGCGCTGCCGTCGGCGCCGAGCGACCTGGACGTGGATCCGTACGTCATCGCTCCCGATCGCGTCGCGAACGGCCGGTGGGGCGCGGCGAACTTCTCGCGCAACTTCCACCAGATCCTCACCGAGGTCGCACAGCCCGACCTCCCGGCACGCCGCCTGATCGTGGGGGAGACGTTCACCCCCTCCGGCAACTGGGCGACCTACCCGCCGCACCGCCACAAGGTGGATGACCTGCCCCGCGAGGCGCGCCACGAGGAGATGTACTACTACCTCGTGAACCCCGGCGACGGTTTCGGCATCTCGCGCGTCACAACTGACGAGGGCGACGAGGAGAACTACACGATCCGCAACAACGTGATGCAGATGATGCCCGAGGGGTACCACACGCTCGTCTCGGCTCCCGGCTACGAGACGTACTTCCTGTGGTTCCTCGCAGGCGAGCAGCGCACGCAGGGCGCGATCGACGATCCCGATGTGGGCTGGGTCGCGCGCACCGTCCCGATGCTGCGCGCACTGGGCCACTAG
- a CDS encoding carbohydrate ABC transporter permease has product MTTSSLTSSSPSGSRTSLERSPLYPLYRVIGYMALIIAAAAVMLPFAWMIISSLKMNNQVFTVPVQWIPDPVQWSNYIEIWQKSDMFLWTRNTLFLSVVITFLQCLTGSFAAYGFSKMRFPGRDTLFLMYVATIAVPWQAYMVPQFQIFTEIGLNNTLWAMIALQAFGAFGVFLMRQYFESIPPELSEAARVDGLNEYGIYRRIMLPLAIPGIASLALLTFVNTWNDFLGPLIYLRDRDIWTIQIGLNSFIDQYNAEHALIMTGSVLSVLPIALIFGFAQRYFVEGVATTGLKG; this is encoded by the coding sequence ATGACCACTTCCTCCCTGACGTCGTCCAGCCCGTCGGGCTCGCGCACGAGCCTCGAGCGCAGCCCCCTGTACCCGCTCTACCGGGTCATCGGCTACATGGCGCTCATCATCGCCGCCGCGGCCGTGATGCTTCCCTTCGCGTGGATGATCATCTCCTCGCTCAAGATGAACAACCAGGTCTTCACCGTCCCCGTGCAGTGGATCCCGGACCCAGTCCAGTGGAGCAACTACATCGAGATCTGGCAGAAGTCGGACATGTTCCTGTGGACGCGCAACACGCTGTTCCTGTCGGTCGTGATCACGTTCCTGCAGTGCCTGACTGGATCGTTCGCGGCGTACGGATTCTCGAAGATGCGGTTCCCCGGGCGCGACACGCTGTTCCTGATGTACGTCGCGACGATCGCGGTGCCGTGGCAGGCGTACATGGTGCCGCAGTTCCAGATCTTCACGGAGATCGGGCTCAACAACACGTTGTGGGCCATGATCGCGCTGCAGGCCTTCGGTGCGTTCGGCGTGTTCCTGATGCGTCAGTACTTCGAGTCGATTCCGCCGGAGCTCAGCGAGGCGGCCAGGGTGGATGGGCTCAACGAATACGGCATCTACCGCAGGATCATGCTGCCGCTCGCGATTCCCGGCATCGCATCACTCGCGCTGCTGACCTTCGTGAACACCTGGAACGACTTCCTCGGGCCGCTGATCTACCTGCGCGACCGTGACATCTGGACCATCCAGATCGGACTGAACTCGTTCATCGACCAGTACAACGCGGAGCACGCGCTCATCATGACGGGCTCGGTGCTGTCGGTGCTGCCCATCGCGCTGATCTTCGGATTCGCTCAGCGCTACTTCGTCGAGGGCGTCGCCACGACCGGGCTGAAGGGCTGA
- the kduD gene encoding 2-dehydro-3-deoxy-D-gluconate 5-dehydrogenase KduD, with translation MILDSFRLDGTVALVTGAGRGLGRGLALALAEAGADIALLDRSGAPEVAEEVTALGRRAMPVACDFLEASPSDLRAVVASVVAELGSLDVLVNNAGIIRRAPALEHSAQDWDDVMRVNLDAVFHLSQAAAAGMAEAGRGSIVNIASMLSYQGGINVPSYTASKHGVMGLTRAFANEWAASGITVNAIAPGYMATDNTAPLRADAERSASILARIPAARWGVPEDLQGAVVLLASRAGAYINGATIPVDGGWLAR, from the coding sequence ATGATCCTCGACTCGTTCCGTCTGGACGGCACGGTCGCGCTCGTCACGGGGGCAGGTCGCGGCCTCGGTCGCGGCCTCGCCCTCGCGCTGGCGGAGGCCGGTGCGGACATCGCCCTCCTCGACCGCTCGGGCGCTCCCGAGGTGGCCGAGGAGGTCACGGCTTTGGGCAGACGCGCCATGCCCGTCGCGTGCGACTTCCTGGAGGCCTCGCCGAGTGACCTCCGGGCAGTGGTCGCATCGGTGGTGGCCGAACTCGGCTCGCTCGACGTCCTGGTCAACAACGCCGGCATCATTCGCCGGGCGCCCGCGCTCGAGCACTCCGCTCAGGACTGGGATGACGTGATGCGCGTGAACCTCGACGCCGTCTTCCACCTGTCGCAGGCCGCCGCCGCGGGCATGGCCGAGGCCGGTCGCGGGTCGATCGTGAACATCGCGTCGATGCTGTCGTATCAGGGCGGCATCAACGTCCCGTCCTACACCGCCTCCAAGCACGGGGTGATGGGGCTGACGCGCGCCTTCGCGAACGAGTGGGCCGCGAGCGGGATCACCGTCAACGCGATCGCGCCCGGATACATGGCCACGGACAACACGGCGCCCCTGCGGGCCGATGCCGAGCGCTCGGCGTCGATTCTTGCGCGCATTCCTGCCGCCCGGTGGGGAGTACCCGAGGATCTGCAGGGCGCCGTCGTCCTGCTCGCCTCGCGAGCGGGTGCATACATCAACGGTGCGACCATTCCGGTTGACGGCGGATGGCTGGCGCGATGA
- a CDS encoding fumarylacetoacetate hydrolase family protein: MRLVSFAGDAGARLGALTEDGSALVDIGARDRAPASMSRLLWGGSEAWSAVRAESSASAAVRLSLEEARLLAPVPDPGMLVCIGYNYFGHGDEDGAVPDHPDVFAKAPQSIIGPGDAIRLPPESNEVDYEGELAVVIGSHASRVREADALSHVAGYTILNDVSARDVQAWGSQWTLGKSFDTFGPMGPWLTTADEVPDPQALDITVECHGEVTVRSHTSRMIRSVAWLVSHVSRAIALRPGDVIATGTPGKLPGPAASGRSLSPGDTVSITYGHLGTLTSPVVSHSFRPESMSQPQER, from the coding sequence ATGAGGCTGGTGAGCTTCGCAGGCGACGCGGGAGCCCGACTCGGTGCACTCACGGAGGATGGCTCCGCGCTCGTCGACATCGGCGCGCGCGACCGCGCCCCGGCGTCGATGTCGCGCCTGCTGTGGGGCGGCTCCGAGGCCTGGTCCGCGGTGCGCGCCGAGTCATCGGCCAGCGCGGCGGTGCGCCTCTCTCTCGAGGAGGCCAGGCTGCTGGCTCCCGTGCCGGACCCCGGGATGCTGGTGTGCATCGGCTACAACTACTTCGGCCATGGCGACGAGGACGGCGCCGTGCCCGACCACCCGGACGTGTTCGCGAAGGCGCCCCAGTCGATCATCGGTCCCGGGGACGCCATCAGGCTGCCTCCCGAGTCGAACGAGGTGGATTACGAGGGCGAACTCGCCGTCGTGATCGGCAGCCACGCGTCGCGGGTGCGTGAGGCCGATGCGCTCTCCCATGTCGCTGGCTACACCATCCTCAACGACGTCAGCGCCCGGGACGTGCAGGCGTGGGGATCGCAGTGGACCCTCGGCAAGTCGTTCGACACCTTCGGGCCGATGGGCCCGTGGCTCACCACGGCCGACGAGGTTCCCGATCCCCAGGCGCTCGACATCACGGTGGAGTGCCACGGAGAAGTGACGGTGAGGTCTCACACCTCGCGCATGATCCGCTCCGTGGCGTGGCTGGTGTCCCACGTGAGCCGAGCCATCGCCTTGCGTCCCGGCGACGTGATCGCGACCGGCACACCGGGAAAGCTCCCCGGGCCCGCGGCCTCCGGCCGTTCGCTGAGCCCCGGCGACACCGTATCGATCACCTACGGCCACCTCGGCACTCTCACGTCCCCGGTGGTCTCCCATTCCTTCCGGCCCGAGTCCATGTCCCAACCCCAAGAAAGGTGA
- a CDS encoding DUF2264 domain-containing protein produces the protein MRRSTEDATPGVVPLRTRDDLEALALRMLAATERHADDAASHVRLPGPTGGYGAAVDGLEGFARTFLIAGFVLAGREGDDPAGLLERFGRGLSAGTDPAGSHRWPRLEEHAQAKVEAASIALILDMTRPWLWEGLDSTVQRRVIDYLAAAVGDDTYPRINWVWFRLVVQTFLRSVGGPHSEAEMREDLATHDTFVRPGGWLSDGAERAFDHYSGWALHLYPALWSRMEGARDLAAGRAAQDRLLLDRFLTDALSLVGADGSPLIQGRSLIYRFAAAAPMWAGVLSEVPSHDAGTLRAAAMRIVQHFVDRGAPDEDGLLTLGWHGPWPALAQRYSGPGSPYWAAKGLLGLALPAHHEVWGAPAAQLPIDSGDVIRLAQAPGWIISGTSDDGIVRVVNHGTDHAVEGALTGDSPLYARLTYSTRTSPLLDEASWRSPLDGSVTLVDADEESTHRAGLTPLALEMDTDGIAAVGASRAQVHWITPDLIQQRHGSGLTGDAVVAASVTTLSLVRGAWEVRCVRMDHVTEAGRERAVTMRIGGWAVAAGVEHVNGGKASVAGDHGVSTVECAHPHAHAHVHHRRDATPLGDATDIPVIDIDVAHIVPGEWIAVTVGLVGGLAGVGQAPRVRLDGDVLAVVWADGQQSTLTLDHHISEEGAALSSETRVASDPTTTPTKEAQ, from the coding sequence ATGCGCCGGAGCACCGAGGACGCCACACCCGGCGTGGTGCCTCTTCGCACACGCGATGACCTGGAAGCGCTCGCGCTCAGAATGCTCGCGGCGACGGAACGGCATGCGGACGATGCGGCCTCACACGTGCGCCTGCCGGGACCGACCGGTGGCTACGGCGCCGCGGTCGACGGCCTCGAAGGGTTTGCTCGGACGTTCCTCATTGCGGGCTTCGTGCTCGCCGGCCGCGAGGGTGACGATCCGGCAGGACTGCTGGAGCGGTTCGGGCGCGGCCTGTCCGCGGGCACCGACCCTGCTGGCTCCCACCGGTGGCCCCGTCTCGAAGAGCACGCCCAGGCCAAGGTCGAGGCCGCCTCCATCGCTCTGATCCTCGACATGACGCGGCCGTGGCTGTGGGAGGGGCTCGACAGCACCGTCCAGCGCCGCGTGATCGACTACCTCGCCGCCGCCGTCGGCGACGACACCTATCCCCGCATCAACTGGGTGTGGTTCCGACTGGTGGTCCAGACCTTCCTGCGCTCCGTGGGCGGCCCGCACTCCGAGGCGGAGATGCGCGAGGATCTGGCCACTCACGACACGTTCGTCCGCCCGGGCGGATGGCTCTCCGACGGCGCCGAGCGTGCCTTCGACCACTACTCGGGGTGGGCGCTGCACCTGTACCCGGCGCTGTGGTCCCGCATGGAGGGCGCACGCGACCTCGCGGCGGGCCGTGCCGCGCAGGATCGCCTGCTGCTCGACCGCTTCCTCACGGATGCGCTGAGCCTCGTCGGTGCGGACGGGTCCCCCCTGATTCAGGGGCGGAGCCTCATCTACCGGTTCGCCGCCGCAGCGCCGATGTGGGCCGGGGTCCTGTCGGAGGTGCCGTCGCACGATGCGGGCACGCTGCGGGCTGCCGCGATGCGCATCGTCCAGCACTTCGTCGACCGTGGAGCACCGGACGAGGACGGGCTGCTCACCCTGGGGTGGCATGGCCCGTGGCCCGCGCTCGCCCAGCGCTACTCCGGCCCCGGGTCTCCCTACTGGGCAGCCAAGGGACTCCTCGGACTGGCGCTTCCCGCGCATCACGAGGTGTGGGGAGCTCCCGCGGCGCAGCTTCCGATCGACTCGGGTGACGTGATTCGTCTTGCCCAGGCGCCCGGCTGGATCATCTCAGGCACCTCAGACGACGGCATCGTCCGGGTCGTCAATCACGGCACCGACCACGCGGTGGAGGGCGCACTCACCGGCGACTCGCCGTTGTACGCACGCCTCACCTACAGCACCCGCACCTCACCGCTCCTGGACGAAGCCAGCTGGCGCTCGCCGCTCGACGGGTCGGTGACCCTGGTGGACGCCGACGAGGAGTCCACGCATCGCGCGGGGCTCACGCCGCTGGCCCTCGAGATGGACACGGACGGAATCGCGGCCGTGGGTGCCTCACGCGCACAGGTGCACTGGATCACGCCTGACCTCATCCAGCAGCGTCACGGCTCGGGGCTCACCGGAGACGCGGTCGTCGCGGCCAGCGTGACCACGCTGTCGCTGGTGCGCGGCGCGTGGGAGGTGCGCTGCGTGCGCATGGACCACGTCACCGAGGCGGGCCGCGAGCGTGCCGTCACGATGCGCATCGGCGGCTGGGCCGTCGCGGCGGGCGTGGAGCACGTGAACGGCGGCAAGGCCAGCGTGGCCGGCGACCACGGCGTCAGCACCGTCGAGTGCGCACACCCTCACGCCCACGCGCACGTGCACCATCGACGTGACGCCACACCGCTCGGCGACGCCACCGACATCCCCGTGATCGACATCGACGTCGCGCACATCGTGCCGGGCGAGTGGATCGCCGTGACGGTCGGACTCGTCGGGGGCCTCGCTGGCGTCGGCCAGGCGCCGCGCGTACGGCTCGACGGCGATGTGCTCGCCGTCGTCTGGGCGGACGGACAGCAGTCCACGCTCACCCTCGACCACCACATTTCTGAAGAGGGCGCCGCCCTCTCCAGTGAAACCAGGGTCGCATCTGACCCGACCACCACCCCCACCAAGGAGGCGCAATGA
- a CDS encoding ferredoxin-NADPH reductase: MNDSFQRAFETVTGMAYVILMTNILVGIPVLPIVLLYATTDLGFSWHALLVLMPFVAPLFAAAFGVMTRFSDTGQTTVIRTFIATLRATFRPALIVGVTATAVLAIVIIDVGIVWESRWGALVIPILATIGVVTLITSLTVLVALAVEPEARLRLAWKASLALAVRRWYLSALSLVVLSVFAGFAIQQPALGLGLALTPALYLVWANARYSLRPVLPPVMAPAA; the protein is encoded by the coding sequence ATGAACGACTCCTTCCAGCGCGCCTTCGAGACCGTCACGGGGATGGCGTACGTCATCCTCATGACCAACATCCTGGTGGGCATCCCCGTGCTGCCGATCGTGCTGCTGTACGCCACCACCGACCTCGGCTTCAGCTGGCACGCGCTGCTGGTCCTCATGCCCTTCGTCGCTCCGTTGTTCGCTGCGGCGTTCGGCGTCATGACGCGGTTCAGCGACACGGGTCAGACCACCGTGATCCGCACGTTCATCGCGACGCTGCGGGCCACGTTCCGGCCGGCCCTGATCGTGGGCGTCACGGCCACCGCGGTGCTCGCGATCGTGATCATCGACGTGGGCATCGTGTGGGAGTCGCGGTGGGGCGCGCTGGTGATCCCCATTCTCGCCACCATCGGTGTCGTGACGCTCATCACGTCCCTCACCGTCCTGGTCGCGCTGGCCGTCGAGCCCGAGGCGCGTCTGCGACTCGCATGGAAGGCGAGCCTCGCGCTGGCGGTGCGCCGGTGGTACCTCTCGGCCCTGTCGCTGGTGGTGCTCAGCGTGTTCGCGGGCTTCGCGATCCAGCAGCCCGCGCTCGGCCTCGGCCTGGCCCTCACCCCCGCCCTGTACCTGGTGTGGGCGAACGCACGCTATTCGCTGCGTCCCGTCCTGCCCCCCGTCATGGCCCCCGCGGCATGA
- a CDS encoding bifunctional 4-hydroxy-2-oxoglutarate aldolase/2-dehydro-3-deoxy-phosphogluconate aldolase: MSAAGHPVLAELARHRLVPVIVIEDPSAATLLGDGLVGGGLPVAEVTLRTPGALDAIATLAARGDLLVGAGTVLTVDQVDRAVDAGAQYIVSPGTSAEVIARCHERGVAALPGAVTATEVQAALTAGVTTVKFFPASTSGGPAAIRALAAPFAGVSFVPTGGIGADDVAQYLAIPAVSAVGGSWMVPREALRNGDGEEIRRQVAAAVSAATKEE, encoded by the coding sequence ATGAGCGCGGCGGGCCACCCCGTCCTCGCGGAGCTCGCCCGGCATCGGCTGGTGCCCGTGATCGTCATCGAGGACCCGTCCGCGGCAACGCTGCTCGGCGACGGTCTGGTGGGTGGCGGGCTGCCGGTGGCGGAGGTCACCCTCCGGACTCCCGGGGCCCTGGACGCCATCGCGACGCTCGCGGCACGCGGCGACCTGCTGGTGGGGGCGGGCACCGTCCTCACCGTGGACCAGGTGGACCGTGCGGTCGACGCCGGGGCGCAGTACATCGTCAGCCCTGGCACCTCGGCCGAGGTCATCGCGCGCTGCCACGAGCGGGGTGTGGCCGCGCTGCCCGGTGCCGTGACGGCGACGGAAGTGCAGGCCGCGCTCACGGCTGGCGTGACCACGGTCAAGTTCTTCCCGGCGAGCACCTCGGGAGGCCCCGCCGCGATTCGTGCGCTCGCCGCGCCGTTCGCGGGGGTCTCGTTCGTCCCGACCGGGGGCATCGGCGCCGATGACGTGGCCCAGTACCTCGCGATTCCCGCCGTCAGCGCGGTCGGAGGCTCGTGGATGGTGCCCCGGGAGGCGCTCCGGAACGGCGATGGCGAAGAGATTCGACGACAGGTCGCGGCGGCGGTGTCGGCGGCGACGAAGGAGGAGTGA
- a CDS encoding carbohydrate ABC transporter permease: MTMATDAPAVREVQPGGSRKPRNAMRRRNTLIGWSFILPNFLGFGLVTLIPVVFLFYMAFTEWSAFGDPEFLGFDNFTRLIGDGSFQTSLGNTLYYSVFHIPLTLVAALSLAMLLNTKLRGVAFFRTAAFFPYITAVVAIAAVWSQLFSADGVINQILGVVGLDPGVGWTADSTLAMPAVILVSVWRDTGFFMLLYLAGLQTVPRTLYEAARVDGASAWQRFWNVTWPCLRPTTFFVTVMLTIQSLKVFDLVFLLTAGGPGQSTFVLAQFIYQKGIVEFEYGYASAGAIVLFSMSLVVTIVQFLVNKRIER; this comes from the coding sequence ATGACAATGGCAACAGACGCGCCAGCGGTGCGGGAAGTGCAGCCGGGCGGCTCGCGCAAGCCCCGCAACGCGATGCGCCGGCGCAACACCCTCATCGGCTGGTCATTCATCCTCCCGAACTTCCTCGGGTTCGGGCTGGTCACGCTGATCCCCGTGGTGTTCCTGTTCTATATGGCGTTCACGGAATGGAGCGCCTTCGGTGACCCGGAGTTCCTCGGGTTCGACAACTTCACCCGCCTCATCGGGGACGGATCCTTCCAGACCTCGCTGGGGAACACGCTCTACTACAGCGTCTTCCACATTCCGCTGACATTGGTCGCGGCGCTGTCGCTCGCGATGCTGCTGAACACCAAGCTGCGCGGCGTGGCCTTCTTCCGCACCGCCGCGTTCTTCCCGTACATCACCGCCGTGGTGGCCATCGCCGCCGTGTGGAGCCAGCTCTTCAGCGCTGACGGCGTCATCAACCAGATCCTGGGCGTCGTCGGACTCGACCCCGGCGTCGGCTGGACCGCCGACAGCACGCTCGCCATGCCCGCCGTGATCCTCGTGAGCGTCTGGCGCGACACCGGGTTCTTCATGCTGCTGTACCTGGCCGGACTTCAGACCGTGCCGCGCACCCTGTACGAGGCCGCACGCGTCGACGGAGCCAGCGCGTGGCAGCGCTTCTGGAACGTCACGTGGCCGTGCCTGCGTCCCACCACCTTCTTCGTCACCGTCATGCTCACCATCCAGTCGCTCAAGGTGTTCGACCTGGTGTTCCTGCTCACGGCGGGCGGCCCCGGCCAGTCCACGTTCGTGCTGGCCCAGTTCATCTATCAGAAGGGCATCGTCGAGTTCGAGTACGGCTACGCGTCAGCGGGCGCCATCGTGCTGTTCTCGATGTCGCTCGTCGTCACCATTGTCCAGTTCCTTGTCAACAAGAGGATCGAACGATGA
- a CDS encoding ABC transporter substrate-binding protein has protein sequence MKHHVMRSAGVAIAAALTLAACSSDDGSSSTPDDTGSGSGDEPVTLTMSAWSLDSTPEFQLLADEFNAINPNVTVELQEYDAAEYDTQITADLSAGAAPDLYILKNLKYFATFQDGEQLVDVSDVADGVGEGNGALDFYEVDGATWAVPYRQDTWFTYYNKSLFDEAGIAHPEGAITWDEYADLANQLNDGLDATGSYQHSWQSTLQGFALAQTPGADLFSGDFSFLAPYYDRVLAMQESGAQTDFATVQTNQLTYQAQFGTQEAAMMNMGSWYVATLIAQQESGEAEDFEWGFMPAPQYDDSTLETPVSFGDPTAVGINPQIDEAKMDAAKEFLAFVGSEDAASALAQIGIKPAFASDAVTEAYFSVAGLPQDELSQFAFGTHETLPENPVSLDTAAIQNILNDAHSAILTDSVSVEDGIAEAQERVANEVG, from the coding sequence ATGAAGCACCACGTGATGAGAAGCGCGGGAGTCGCGATCGCAGCGGCCCTCACGCTCGCTGCCTGCTCGAGCGACGATGGCTCGAGCTCGACCCCCGATGACACCGGTTCCGGCTCGGGCGACGAGCCCGTCACCCTCACCATGTCGGCCTGGAGCCTGGACAGCACGCCCGAGTTCCAGCTGCTGGCAGACGAGTTCAACGCCATCAACCCGAACGTGACCGTCGAGCTCCAGGAGTACGACGCCGCGGAGTACGACACGCAGATCACGGCCGACCTGTCCGCAGGCGCGGCGCCTGACCTGTACATCCTCAAGAACCTCAAGTACTTCGCCACCTTCCAGGACGGCGAGCAGCTCGTGGACGTGAGCGACGTCGCTGACGGCGTGGGCGAGGGCAACGGCGCCCTCGACTTCTACGAGGTCGACGGGGCGACGTGGGCGGTGCCGTATCGCCAGGACACCTGGTTCACCTACTACAACAAGTCCCTGTTCGACGAGGCCGGCATCGCGCACCCGGAAGGCGCCATCACCTGGGATGAGTACGCGGACCTCGCCAACCAGCTCAACGATGGGCTCGACGCGACCGGGTCGTACCAGCACAGCTGGCAGTCGACCCTGCAGGGCTTCGCGCTCGCGCAGACGCCTGGCGCCGACCTCTTCAGCGGCGACTTCTCATTCCTGGCTCCGTATTACGACCGGGTGCTCGCGATGCAGGAGTCGGGCGCTCAGACCGACTTCGCGACCGTCCAGACCAACCAGCTGACCTACCAGGCGCAGTTCGGCACCCAGGAGGCCGCGATGATGAACATGGGCTCCTGGTACGTCGCCACGCTGATCGCACAGCAGGAGAGCGGCGAGGCCGAGGACTTCGAGTGGGGCTTCATGCCCGCACCGCAGTACGACGACTCGACTCTCGAGACCCCCGTGTCGTTCGGTGACCCGACCGCGGTCGGTATCAACCCGCAGATCGACGAGGCGAAGATGGACGCCGCCAAGGAGTTCCTGGCGTTCGTGGGGTCCGAGGACGCGGCTTCGGCTCTCGCGCAGATCGGCATCAAGCCGGCCTTCGCCTCTGACGCCGTCACCGAGGCCTACTTCTCCGTTGCGGGCCTGCCCCAGGACGAGCTGTCGCAGTTCGCCTTCGGCACGCACGAGACGCTCCCTGAGAACCCGGTGTCGCTCGACACCGCGGCGATTCAGAACATCCTGAACGACGCTCACTCCGCGATTCTCACCGACTCCGTCAGCGTGGAGGACGGCATCGCTGAGGCCCAGGAGCGCGTGGCCAACGAGGTGGGCTAG